In Maridesulfovibrio sp., the following proteins share a genomic window:
- a CDS encoding bacteriohemerythrin: MAFVVWKDSYSLGNELIDEQHKSLIVMLNDLAEAGSDNVDGESSSYIIRMVNYAREHFCAEEKIMKEKNYPNLDKHISEHTEFIEKVVEFQKAADNDRVPLQELLEFLNNWLVGHILTSDQKFVDYIRSA; encoded by the coding sequence ATGGCATTTGTTGTATGGAAAGACAGCTACAGCCTTGGAAATGAATTAATAGATGAGCAACATAAGTCTTTAATTGTAATGCTCAATGATTTGGCTGAAGCCGGTTCGGATAATGTTGACGGTGAATCATCTTCTTACATTATCCGTATGGTGAACTACGCGCGGGAACATTTTTGTGCGGAAGAAAAGATAATGAAGGAGAAGAACTATCCGAATTTAGATAAGCATATTTCCGAACACACTGAGTTCATAGAAAAAGTGGTTGAGTTTCAGAAGGCGGCAGATAATGATCGTGTTCCGTTACAGGAATTGTTGGAATTTTTGAATAACTGGCTGGTCGGCCATATTCTTACCAGCGACCAGAAGTTCGTGGATTATATCCGTAGTGCTTAA
- a CDS encoding DMT family transporter, with protein MTQDNSHKIIPVLSILCAVLLWGSSFAAMKHLVGTLNPWAVMWMRVGFATIILTPFMPKLAKPVRTGKDRVALAIMALFMPCLYFLFESYALTFTTATQAGLISASLPLMVSAGAGFFFKEKTTPTGWAGLALSMAGVAALTMGGTPSGNAANPALGNMLELFAMICAAGYMLLVKRLSAHYGPWTLTAVQNGAGCIFFIPGLYLIIRDGLGIAPHETLMMAGYLGVFVTLGAFVLYNLGISRLPAGKASAFINLVPAIAAFFGWFLLGETLNYTQLLASGVIFAGVGLAQYGEKLNFKKRHLLKLAPDQNS; from the coding sequence ATGACCCAAGACAACTCACATAAAATTATACCCGTACTGTCAATACTTTGTGCAGTACTGCTTTGGGGCAGTTCTTTCGCTGCCATGAAACATCTAGTCGGAACTTTGAATCCGTGGGCAGTAATGTGGATGCGTGTAGGATTTGCAACTATAATTCTGACTCCGTTCATGCCCAAACTGGCAAAACCTGTAAGAACAGGTAAAGACAGGGTGGCCCTGGCCATAATGGCCCTGTTTATGCCCTGCCTATATTTCCTTTTCGAATCTTATGCCCTGACTTTCACAACCGCAACACAGGCCGGACTTATTTCAGCTTCGCTGCCTCTTATGGTCTCAGCTGGGGCAGGATTCTTTTTTAAAGAAAAAACAACACCAACAGGATGGGCAGGACTGGCCTTGTCCATGGCCGGAGTCGCGGCATTGACCATGGGGGGGACTCCTTCCGGGAATGCGGCCAACCCGGCCTTGGGCAACATGTTGGAACTCTTCGCCATGATCTGCGCGGCTGGATACATGCTGCTGGTCAAAAGACTTTCCGCCCACTACGGACCATGGACGCTTACAGCGGTCCAGAACGGTGCAGGCTGTATATTCTTTATCCCCGGACTTTACCTGATTATCCGGGACGGACTTGGCATTGCGCCGCACGAAACATTAATGATGGCCGGCTATCTCGGGGTCTTTGTAACTCTTGGAGCCTTCGTTCTCTACAATCTTGGTATCAGCAGACTCCCGGCCGGTAAGGCATCCGCATTCATAAACCTTGTTCCAGCAATCGCAGCATTTTTCGGCTGGTTTTTACTTGGTGAGACTTTAAACTATACTCAGTTACTGGCCTCGGGAGTGATCTTTGCCGGAGTCGGACTTGCGCAATATGGAGAAAAGCTCAATTTCAAAAAAAGACATCTGTTAAAGCTGGCTCCTGACCAGAACAGCTGA
- a CDS encoding BMP family ABC transporter substrate-binding protein, with protein MKKLAAIILFLLFTLGTAFADQPVVGFVTGASGLGDLSFNDMSYGGIRKAQQEFNFKLIILEPKPDGESTIEDFTNLIKQSDILILVGAQHEKLVRLAAPKFPDKKFIISEVPIEGIDNVSSVFFEQGEGSFLAGAIAALTSKTGIIGYIGATPVPPVMTFERGYVAGAEYAVPTIKVKKAYLSPLGDFSGFNAPAKGYNIAMSLFSNGADVIFTVAGLSGNGVIEAARRSGKFAIGVDSDQDSLAKGFVLTSMIKKLDVAAYNELKAIMQNKFKPGPTSYGLKENGVGLSEMKYSRDKIPDGVLEKVDEIRNKIIRGEIKIKFKEE; from the coding sequence ATGAAAAAACTGGCCGCTATAATTTTATTCCTGCTTTTTACATTGGGAACCGCTTTTGCCGACCAGCCTGTTGTAGGTTTCGTAACCGGAGCCTCAGGACTCGGAGACCTCTCTTTCAATGACATGTCATACGGAGGCATTCGTAAGGCACAGCAGGAATTTAATTTTAAACTGATAATCCTTGAGCCAAAGCCTGATGGCGAGTCGACCATTGAGGATTTCACCAACCTGATTAAGCAATCGGATATTCTGATTTTAGTCGGTGCACAGCATGAAAAACTGGTAAGACTGGCTGCTCCCAAATTCCCGGATAAAAAATTCATTATCAGCGAAGTGCCTATCGAGGGGATAGACAATGTCTCCTCGGTTTTTTTTGAGCAGGGTGAAGGATCATTTCTAGCAGGAGCTATCGCGGCGCTGACCAGCAAAACCGGAATCATCGGTTATATCGGCGCGACCCCGGTACCGCCGGTAATGACATTCGAACGGGGCTATGTCGCCGGGGCAGAATACGCTGTGCCGACTATTAAAGTAAAAAAAGCATACCTCAGTCCGCTGGGTGATTTTTCAGGTTTTAACGCTCCGGCTAAAGGCTACAACATAGCCATGAGCCTATTCAGCAATGGTGCGGATGTCATTTTTACTGTGGCCGGCTTAAGCGGAAACGGAGTAATTGAGGCTGCCCGGCGCAGTGGTAAATTCGCAATCGGAGTGGACTCGGATCAGGATTCTCTGGCTAAAGGCTTTGTTCTTACAAGTATGATAAAAAAGCTTGATGTTGCAGCCTACAACGAATTAAAAGCTATTATGCAGAATAAATTTAAACCCGGACCGACAAGCTACGGACTTAAAGAAAACGGAGTTGGACTTAGCGAAATGAAATATTCCCGTGACAAAATTCCTGACGGTGTTCTGGAAAAAGTGGACGAAATCAGAAATAAGATTATCCGCGGTGAAATCAAAATAAAATTCAAAGAAGAATAA
- a CDS encoding ATP-binding protein — MLENSLYEHGNRVASLAARSCAEYLPRFSFFLIEDLALSIEQSQQVAFCEIYNREGNPILQSGNIISKAHASKNKPSYGDDVLIVSCPIINGNENIGRVEIGLRLDKVRREINENTYNLIMLFSACMLCTIIVLDAFFQRILISPLGLLANNTRKIARRKFVTVDVGTRMDEIGILALNFNHMSRNLESLYKNLEVNVQERTHELETANHKLVKAIAKSEAMAVEAAKGTVAKSQFLAAMSHEIRTPMNAILGMAEILGESSLDDEQRRFVEILQESGESLLHLINEILDLSKIEAGEIPFEHKTINLDRLVGKAFKVTAHAGHGKGLELAYNINRDVPEHLMGDPTRLQQIFVNLIGNAIKFTERGFVVVDASLNPVLSQDGTGNILNVHFEVKDSGIGIDDDKLDSIFDRFTQADSSTTRKYGGTGLGLSICKSLCEAMGGKIWLESRKGFGTTVHLDLPFERDPRSSIESSPLRGKSVLIISDLDYSRQALSIRMSTRTKRISKAQNMEEARTFIESSTKSNTPYDLILVRGDIHGWRRQKTLNELRSMKVAEEKIIMINTMGQDHIESFSGSVLLAPVDMLSLERVAQKILNSSPEQLQPQIQHSGRIRPLKILLVEDNKANCMLIQMFFKDLPHTLKVAHNGAEGLERTQTDKFDMIFMDIEMPIMDGYECTRRIRSWEKQTETKPSIIVALTAHAITEAREKILEAGCDSFLTKPISKDKIIKTINELCNPYFT, encoded by the coding sequence ATGCTGGAAAACAGTCTTTATGAGCATGGCAACAGGGTCGCATCACTGGCTGCACGCTCATGTGCGGAATATCTGCCCAGATTCAGTTTCTTTCTGATTGAAGACCTTGCCCTTTCCATAGAGCAGTCACAACAGGTCGCTTTCTGCGAGATATACAACAGGGAAGGCAACCCTATCCTGCAATCCGGCAATATAATATCCAAGGCCCATGCTTCTAAGAATAAACCGTCATATGGTGACGATGTTCTAATTGTCTCATGTCCAATCATAAACGGAAACGAAAATATAGGCAGGGTCGAAATCGGTCTGCGACTCGACAAAGTGCGCAGGGAAATCAACGAAAACACCTACAACCTGATTATGCTTTTCAGCGCATGCATGCTCTGTACAATCATCGTACTTGATGCTTTTTTTCAACGCATTCTCATTTCTCCACTGGGTTTACTGGCCAACAACACAAGAAAAATAGCCCGCCGAAAATTTGTCACTGTGGATGTAGGAACGCGTATGGATGAAATCGGTATTCTTGCCCTTAATTTCAATCACATGAGCCGAAATCTGGAAAGCCTGTACAAAAACCTTGAGGTTAATGTTCAGGAACGCACCCATGAACTGGAAACGGCCAACCATAAACTGGTTAAGGCTATTGCTAAATCTGAAGCAATGGCAGTTGAAGCAGCAAAAGGAACTGTAGCTAAATCTCAATTTCTGGCAGCGATGAGTCACGAAATACGCACCCCTATGAATGCGATTCTCGGCATGGCCGAAATCCTGGGTGAGTCATCCCTGGATGACGAGCAACGGCGGTTTGTGGAAATACTGCAGGAGTCAGGAGAGTCGCTGCTGCACCTCATCAATGAAATACTCGACCTAAGCAAAATTGAAGCAGGTGAAATTCCTTTTGAACACAAAACCATTAATCTTGACAGGTTAGTAGGGAAAGCCTTCAAAGTTACTGCCCATGCCGGACATGGCAAGGGGTTGGAATTAGCCTACAACATTAACAGGGATGTTCCAGAACACCTTATGGGCGACCCCACAAGGCTGCAGCAGATTTTCGTCAACCTGATCGGGAACGCCATCAAATTTACCGAACGCGGCTTCGTGGTTGTTGATGCATCCCTCAATCCGGTTCTAAGTCAGGACGGAACCGGAAACATCCTTAACGTCCACTTTGAAGTTAAAGACAGCGGCATAGGTATTGACGACGATAAGCTGGATTCAATATTCGACCGCTTCACTCAGGCTGACTCTTCCACGACCCGCAAATACGGTGGCACAGGCCTTGGGCTTTCAATCTGCAAATCGCTATGTGAAGCTATGGGCGGGAAAATATGGCTTGAAAGCCGTAAAGGATTCGGAACCACAGTGCATCTGGATCTCCCCTTTGAGCGAGACCCGCGCAGTTCAATTGAAAGCTCCCCCCTGCGTGGTAAATCCGTGCTGATTATCAGTGATCTGGATTACTCGCGGCAGGCTCTTTCCATTCGCATGAGCACACGGACCAAACGCATCTCTAAAGCGCAAAACATGGAAGAAGCACGCACTTTTATTGAAAGCAGCACGAAATCAAATACACCTTATGATCTGATACTTGTTCGCGGGGATATACACGGCTGGCGGCGTCAAAAGACTCTCAATGAACTGCGCTCCATGAAAGTCGCCGAAGAAAAAATCATTATGATTAACACAATGGGGCAAGATCATATTGAAAGCTTCAGCGGTAGCGTTCTGCTGGCACCTGTGGATATGCTTTCACTTGAGCGTGTAGCCCAAAAAATACTGAACAGCTCTCCGGAACAGCTTCAGCCGCAGATTCAGCATAGCGGAAGAATCCGTCCCCTTAAAATCCTTCTGGTCGAGGATAATAAAGCTAACTGCATGCTGATACAAATGTTTTTCAAGGATCTGCCACATACCCTTAAAGTTGCCCACAATGGGGCAGAGGGTCTGGAGCGAACTCAAACGGATAAATTTGACATGATCTTTATGGATATTGAAATGCCAATAATGGATGGCTATGAATGCACCCGCAGGATTCGTTCGTGGGAGAAGCAGACTGAGACCAAGCCTAGTATCATTGTGGCGCTGACCGCTCATGCTATTACTGAGGCGCGTGAAAAAATCCTTGAAGCCGGCTGTGATTCATTTCTGACAAAACCAATTTCAAAAGATAAAATAATAAAAACCATTAACGAGCTGTGTAATCCCTATTTCACCTAA
- a CDS encoding NirD/YgiW/YdeI family stress tolerance protein, protein MSVLFLLLLVIVAAAATSETLEFKSKDVTTVAEARVSGADTKAKVKGHIVRKINDNKYVFQDKTGEIIIDLSPKAGSLPVDTTAELEIEGRVEQDLVFAGIEAQKISVIN, encoded by the coding sequence ATGAGCGTACTTTTTCTTTTACTTCTGGTGATTGTTGCTGCCGCAGCAACTTCCGAAACCCTTGAATTCAAATCCAAGGACGTAACCACCGTTGCAGAAGCTCGTGTATCCGGTGCGGATACCAAAGCTAAAGTAAAAGGCCACATCGTAAGAAAGATCAACGACAATAAATACGTTTTTCAGGACAAGACTGGCGAAATCATTATCGACCTCAGCCCGAAAGCGGGATCCCTCCCCGTTGACACAACGGCTGAACTCGAGATTGAAGGCAGGGTCGAGCAGGACCTCGTCTTCGCCGGAATCGAAGCCCAGAAAATATCCGTTATCAACTAG
- a CDS encoding RluA family pseudouridine synthase, whose protein sequence is MSNPELLDIVYADRKIVVVNKPSGLLSVPGRGPENQDCVVTRVQKMFPECRKFPTVHRLDMDTSGLLVLGLTSRAVRELVEQFQKRQVKKRYIALLDGIVKADSGVIEMAFRLDPYNRPYQVYDPIHGKLGVTHWRKLGIEEGKTRVEFTPHTGRTHQLRVHSAHPQGLGCPIVGDRLYGSGTAPGQLKLHAGYLSFQHPKTKEVMEFEIEPLF, encoded by the coding sequence ATGAGCAACCCAGAACTTCTTGATATTGTCTATGCTGACCGAAAAATAGTTGTGGTGAACAAACCCAGCGGTCTTCTTTCTGTGCCCGGACGCGGACCTGAAAATCAGGACTGCGTGGTAACAAGAGTGCAGAAGATGTTCCCGGAATGCCGCAAATTTCCTACTGTACACAGACTGGACATGGATACATCCGGTTTGCTGGTACTCGGTCTTACCTCCCGGGCTGTACGCGAACTTGTGGAACAATTTCAAAAAAGGCAGGTGAAGAAACGCTATATTGCCCTGCTGGACGGCATAGTGAAAGCGGATAGCGGAGTCATTGAGATGGCCTTTCGCCTCGATCCCTATAACCGTCCTTATCAGGTCTACGATCCCATTCACGGCAAACTGGGCGTAACCCACTGGCGCAAGCTGGGCATAGAAGAGGGCAAAACCCGTGTCGAATTCACCCCGCACACAGGACGTACACATCAATTAAGAGTACATTCCGCACATCCTCAAGGGCTAGGTTGTCCCATCGTCGGAGACCGCCTCTACGGATCAGGAACCGCCCCCGGCCAACTCAAACTGCACGCCGGATACTTGAGCTTTCAACATCCCAAGACCAAAGAGGTCATGGAATTCGAAATCGAACCTTTATTTTAA
- a CDS encoding FAD-dependent oxidoreductase encodes MATEKICISGLEEGARIESRILEERIQKAVADGARKLEIDAMGQHGIGGRLWISKEEPIEIDVIGTSGQRLGSKGFPGTRINVHGSVSDDVAWLNAGAEIIVHGNASNGACNAMAQGKVIVNGDIGARGMTMTKTNPRFDPPELWILGGVGDYFAEFMAGGTAVVCGYEAQNPENVLAFRPCVGMVGGRIFVRGPHGEFSTADAILEPITDADWEWLTSNLKENLAKIGREDLYELLTERKEWQLIRAKSPFEKTGRKRRSMSEFRSEVWDSELGQGGLIGDLTDLDRSPIPLITHGEMRRFVPVWENRKYQAPCQSSCPTGMPIQKRWQLVRDGLVDEAVDLALAYTPFPATVCGYLCPNLCMDGCTRGVRDLQSIDIVKLGREGVNSPVPELPPLSGKKVAVIGGGPAGISVAWQIRRKGHEAVVYDMAEKLGGKIASAIPSSRIPKEVLDAELERVAKVIPHVHMQKKLTADDFAELRQNNDAVVLAIGAQKPRIIPIPGHERITPALDFLKNAMKGKAEVGEKVVIIGAGNVGCDVATECSRLGAKDILLIDIQKPAAFGKEREEAEHVGAKFRYPCFTQEITEEGVVLKSGEVLPADTVIMSIGDTPDIEFLPDTIALDRGHIVVNEDYQTTEPGVYAIGDAVRPGLLTHAIGHGRATAETLDEVFTGKRPQAEPKDVIDYQRMTLEYFDPRITNFRDVQECAQECSSCGSCRDCGLCETVCPQAAISRKGGEGKDFEMVCNSEKCIGCGFCASVCPCGIWNLVENSPIG; translated from the coding sequence ATGGCAACAGAAAAAATATGCATCAGCGGTCTTGAAGAAGGCGCCCGTATTGAATCACGCATCCTTGAAGAGCGGATTCAGAAAGCGGTGGCTGACGGAGCCCGCAAGCTTGAAATAGACGCCATGGGCCAGCACGGCATCGGTGGACGACTCTGGATTTCCAAGGAAGAACCCATTGAAATAGATGTCATCGGTACTTCCGGTCAGCGTCTCGGCTCAAAGGGATTCCCCGGTACACGTATCAACGTTCACGGTTCTGTTTCTGATGACGTGGCATGGCTCAACGCCGGAGCAGAAATCATCGTTCACGGCAATGCTTCAAACGGCGCATGTAACGCCATGGCACAGGGTAAGGTTATCGTTAATGGTGACATCGGTGCCCGTGGTATGACCATGACCAAGACCAACCCCCGTTTCGATCCGCCCGAACTTTGGATTCTCGGCGGCGTTGGTGACTATTTTGCAGAATTTATGGCCGGCGGTACTGCTGTCGTCTGCGGTTACGAAGCTCAGAATCCTGAAAACGTACTGGCTTTCCGTCCTTGCGTCGGTATGGTCGGCGGACGTATTTTTGTTCGCGGCCCCCACGGAGAGTTTTCCACTGCTGACGCTATCCTCGAACCGATCACCGATGCGGATTGGGAATGGCTGACCAGCAACCTTAAAGAGAATCTTGCCAAGATCGGACGCGAAGATCTTTATGAATTATTGACCGAACGCAAGGAATGGCAGCTCATCCGTGCAAAGTCTCCTTTTGAAAAGACTGGACGTAAACGCCGTTCCATGTCGGAGTTCCGTTCCGAAGTATGGGACAGTGAACTGGGACAGGGCGGTCTTATCGGTGATCTTACCGACCTCGACCGTTCGCCAATTCCGCTGATCACCCACGGTGAGATGCGCAGATTTGTTCCTGTCTGGGAAAACCGCAAATATCAGGCGCCATGCCAGTCCTCATGCCCCACCGGAATGCCGATCCAGAAACGCTGGCAGCTTGTTCGTGACGGTCTCGTTGATGAAGCCGTGGATCTGGCACTTGCCTATACACCGTTCCCCGCGACTGTTTGCGGATATCTCTGTCCCAATCTTTGTATGGATGGCTGTACCCGTGGCGTCAGAGATCTACAGTCAATTGATATTGTAAAACTCGGCCGTGAAGGCGTGAACAGCCCGGTTCCCGAACTTCCACCGCTGTCCGGTAAGAAGGTAGCGGTTATTGGTGGAGGACCCGCAGGTATTTCGGTTGCATGGCAGATTCGCCGCAAGGGACATGAAGCTGTTGTCTACGACATGGCGGAAAAGCTGGGCGGTAAAATTGCATCTGCAATTCCTTCAAGCCGTATCCCCAAGGAAGTCCTTGATGCTGAACTTGAGCGTGTCGCCAAGGTTATCCCTCATGTGCACATGCAGAAGAAACTGACAGCCGATGATTTTGCTGAACTCAGGCAGAATAACGATGCTGTGGTTCTCGCTATCGGTGCCCAGAAGCCGCGCATAATTCCCATTCCCGGCCACGAGCGCATCACCCCGGCTCTTGATTTCCTCAAGAATGCCATGAAAGGCAAGGCTGAAGTCGGTGAGAAAGTTGTTATCATCGGTGCCGGTAACGTTGGTTGTGACGTTGCTACTGAATGTTCCCGCCTTGGTGCGAAGGACATTTTACTCATCGATATTCAAAAACCGGCTGCTTTCGGTAAAGAGCGTGAAGAGGCTGAGCATGTGGGTGCAAAATTCCGTTACCCTTGTTTTACTCAGGAAATTACCGAAGAAGGCGTAGTGCTTAAGTCCGGTGAAGTTCTCCCGGCTGACACAGTGATCATGTCTATCGGTGATACTCCTGATATCGAGTTTCTGCCCGATACAATTGCCCTTGATCGTGGGCACATCGTGGTTAATGAAGACTACCAGACAACAGAGCCAGGTGTTTATGCCATTGGTGATGCTGTTCGTCCCGGTCTGCTTACCCACGCCATCGGTCATGGCCGCGCTACGGCCGAGACTCTCGACGAAGTTTTCACAGGTAAGCGTCCGCAAGCTGAGCCCAAAGATGTTATAGACTATCAACGCATGACCCTTGAGTATTTTGATCCGCGGATCACGAATTTTAGGGACGTACAGGAATGTGCGCAGGAGTGTTCTTCCTGCGGGTCCTGCCGTGATTGCGGTCTTTGCGAAACAGTCTGCCCGCAGGCTGCCATTTCCCGCAAGGGTGGTGAGGGTAAAGACTTTGAAATGGTCTGTAACTCAGAAAAATGTATTGGCTGTGGCTTCTGTGCCAGTGTCTGTCCGTGCGGTATCTGGAATCTCGTGGAAAACAGCCCTATAGGATAA